From one Magnetofaba australis IT-1 genomic stretch:
- a CDS encoding SUMF1/EgtB/PvdO family nonheme iron enzyme yields the protein MKERLQSAYRLLSKGRLAQAEQIRFNLLAPLLGELGWAVEDPDQVDPAFAPNGQPAAAPLLALTPPGAEQPAMLIEARDRGAIGKEDRPPSHSGTRFGLLTDGRYWRFFHHAEGQAVMAPFKTAELKMESIGDIENLLLQYVSPDALASGKAAERVQRNQGAQGQKRLQALRNLVPRAEQIAAKPPHPSLEQAMIHLIKRSGITGVTRADLQGVLDEAQSAAAEEIDPILGEAVSEGGGAQAGEAKTWTEPVTGMEFVWIPPGTYLRGSPDNEAGRQNNEGPQHEVTLSKGFWLSKCPVTVGQWERVMDPSTRRNHADDAEPSPSSLYPVDKVMWEETQEFIEKVAMQGGGASRLRLPTEAEWEYACRAGTQGKFFFDEKDRKQRLEDYAWLMTNAKGHLQPVGKLKPNPWGLHDMLGNVWEWTEDVYSLYSANPQEDPIGAGQSDVHMRRGGSFRSNAKACRIARRQNAKVDSLELENSGGVGFRLAKSADDAE from the coding sequence ATGAAAGAACGCCTGCAAAGCGCCTACCGACTCCTCTCCAAAGGCCGTTTGGCCCAAGCGGAGCAGATCCGCTTCAACCTGTTGGCGCCGCTGCTGGGCGAACTGGGCTGGGCGGTGGAGGATCCCGATCAGGTCGATCCCGCGTTTGCGCCCAATGGCCAACCCGCCGCCGCGCCGTTGTTGGCGCTCACGCCGCCCGGCGCTGAGCAACCCGCCATGCTGATTGAGGCGCGCGATCGCGGCGCCATCGGCAAGGAGGATCGTCCGCCGAGCCATTCGGGCACGCGCTTCGGCCTGCTCACCGATGGCCGCTACTGGCGCTTCTTTCACCACGCCGAGGGGCAGGCCGTGATGGCCCCGTTCAAGACCGCCGAGCTGAAGATGGAGAGCATCGGCGACATTGAGAATCTGCTATTGCAGTACGTCAGCCCCGATGCGCTGGCCTCGGGCAAGGCGGCTGAAAGGGTGCAGCGCAATCAGGGCGCCCAAGGGCAGAAGCGACTGCAGGCGCTGCGCAATCTAGTGCCGCGCGCCGAGCAGATCGCCGCCAAACCGCCGCACCCGTCGCTGGAGCAGGCGATGATCCACCTGATCAAGCGCTCGGGCATCACCGGCGTCACCCGCGCCGATCTGCAGGGAGTGCTGGATGAGGCGCAGAGCGCCGCAGCCGAGGAGATCGATCCGATCCTGGGCGAAGCCGTCAGCGAAGGCGGCGGCGCGCAAGCGGGCGAAGCCAAAACCTGGACCGAACCGGTCACCGGCATGGAGTTCGTGTGGATTCCGCCCGGAACCTATCTGCGCGGCAGCCCCGACAACGAAGCGGGACGCCAGAACAACGAGGGTCCCCAACATGAAGTCACCCTTAGCAAAGGCTTCTGGCTCTCCAAATGCCCGGTCACAGTGGGGCAGTGGGAGCGCGTCATGGACCCCTCCACCCGCCGCAACCACGCCGATGACGCCGAACCGTCGCCCTCCTCGCTCTATCCGGTGGATAAAGTGATGTGGGAGGAGACCCAGGAGTTTATTGAAAAGGTGGCGATGCAGGGCGGCGGCGCCTCGCGGTTGCGCCTGCCCACCGAGGCGGAGTGGGAGTACGCCTGCCGCGCCGGCACCCAGGGCAAATTCTTTTTTGATGAAAAAGACCGCAAGCAGCGGCTGGAGGATTACGCCTGGCTGATGACCAACGCCAAGGGCCACCTGCAACCAGTGGGCAAGCTCAAGCCCAACCCGTGGGGCTTGCACGACATGCTGGGCAATGTGTGGGAGTGGACCGAGGACGTCTACTCCCTCTACAGCGCCAACCCACAGGAGGATCCCATCGGCGCGGGCCAGAGCGATGTGCATATGCGCCGGGGCGGCAGCTTCCGCAGCAACGCCAAAGCATGCCGCATCGCGCGGCGTCAGAACGCCAAAGTGGATTCGCTGGAGCTGGAGAACAGCGGCGGGGTGGGCTTCCGTCTGGCCAAATCCGCCGACGACGCCGAATAA
- a CDS encoding cyclic nucleotide-binding domain-containing protein produces the protein MRKVAFLFNELDEDDIDWIADYGGQIHVSSGELLIRHGRIMEHMYILLDGALSVQTEEGVEVAELEAGEVVGEMSFIESTPPTVNVVVKRDAWLLALATDDIRERMEMDVYFARNLYKAMAQFLSHRVRLTVEKLGYGDGGSKGGSGENWEEGLDLATVDRVHLGLGRFETFLDRMRSKEQGV, from the coding sequence ATGCGCAAAGTGGCCTTTCTTTTCAACGAACTCGATGAGGATGATATCGACTGGATTGCCGATTACGGCGGGCAGATTCATGTCAGCAGCGGCGAGTTGTTGATTCGCCATGGCCGCATTATGGAGCACATGTACATTCTGCTTGATGGCGCGCTCTCGGTGCAGACCGAGGAGGGCGTTGAAGTGGCGGAGCTGGAGGCGGGCGAAGTGGTGGGCGAGATGTCGTTCATCGAGTCGACGCCGCCGACGGTCAACGTGGTGGTCAAGCGCGACGCCTGGCTGCTGGCGTTGGCCACCGATGACATCCGCGAGCGCATGGAGATGGATGTCTACTTTGCGCGCAATCTGTACAAGGCGATGGCGCAGTTCCTCTCCCACCGCGTGCGCTTGACGGTGGAGAAGCTCGGTTATGGCGATGGCGGCTCCAAAGGGGGCTCTGGCGAGAACTGGGAAGAGGGGCTGGATCTGGCCACTGTGGACCGGGTGCACCTGGGGCTGGGTCGCTTTGAGACTTTCCTTGACCGCATGCGCTCCAAGGAGCAGGGCGTCTGA
- a CDS encoding peptide chain release factor 3, whose protein sequence is MSHAPSALSEAVAKRRTFAIISHPDAGKTTLTEKLLLFGGAIQMAGAVKARGDARRAHSDWMKVEQERGISVTASVMTFEYGAEIFNLLDTPGHADFSEDTYRTLTAVDSAVMVLDAAKGIEAQTLKLFEVCRLRDMPIITFVNKMDREARDPFDLLDEVEQTLALDVTPATWPIGMGRDFLGCYDLINDQLLFMERSKGQTAGDAGISCNGLDDPKIDELLPAEAAAKLREDVAMARELCPAFDLQAYREGTLTPVFFGSAINNFGVRELLGGIGQHAPSPRMQKAAERDVAPDEEKVSGFVFKIQANMDPKHRDRIAFFRISSGHFKRGLKMRHTRTDKTIALHNPVLFLAQDRELAEEAFAGDIIGIPNHGNLRIGDTLTEGETLHYTGVPSFAPEMLRKVRPEDPMKAKHLGRTLVQLGEEGAARVFKAHLGGEWIMGVLGALQFEVLADRIRTEFNIPVRFEATSLYTARWVEADDHGQLKAFTDREQADMAEDHDGAPVFLARNKWRLDTVQENYPNVRFLKTKEQTL, encoded by the coding sequence GTGAGTCACGCCCCATCCGCGTTATCCGAAGCGGTGGCCAAGCGCCGCACCTTCGCCATCATCTCCCACCCCGACGCCGGTAAGACCACCCTCACCGAAAAGCTGCTGCTGTTCGGCGGCGCCATTCAGATGGCCGGGGCGGTGAAAGCGCGCGGCGATGCGCGACGCGCCCACTCGGACTGGATGAAGGTGGAGCAGGAGCGCGGCATCTCGGTGACCGCCTCGGTGATGACCTTCGAGTATGGCGCCGAGATCTTCAATCTGCTCGATACCCCGGGCCACGCCGACTTCTCCGAAGACACCTACCGCACCCTCACCGCGGTGGACAGCGCGGTGATGGTGCTGGACGCGGCCAAGGGCATCGAGGCGCAGACTTTGAAGCTGTTTGAGGTGTGCCGTTTGCGCGATATGCCCATCATCACCTTCGTCAACAAGATGGACCGCGAGGCGCGTGATCCCTTCGACCTGCTCGACGAGGTGGAACAGACCCTGGCCCTGGACGTCACCCCCGCCACCTGGCCCATCGGCATGGGGCGCGACTTCCTTGGCTGCTATGATCTGATCAACGATCAACTGCTGTTCATGGAGCGCAGCAAGGGACAGACGGCGGGGGATGCGGGGATCTCCTGCAACGGTCTGGATGATCCCAAAATCGATGAACTGCTGCCTGCCGAGGCCGCCGCCAAGCTGCGTGAGGATGTGGCCATGGCGCGGGAGCTGTGTCCGGCGTTCGATCTGCAAGCCTATCGTGAGGGCACCCTCACGCCGGTCTTCTTCGGCAGCGCCATCAACAACTTTGGCGTGCGCGAACTGCTGGGCGGCATCGGTCAACACGCGCCTTCGCCGCGCATGCAGAAGGCCGCCGAGCGTGACGTGGCCCCCGACGAGGAGAAGGTCAGCGGCTTCGTGTTCAAGATTCAGGCGAATATGGATCCCAAACACCGCGACCGCATCGCCTTTTTCCGCATCAGCTCCGGCCACTTCAAACGCGGCTTGAAGATGCGCCACACCCGCACGGATAAAACCATCGCCCTGCACAATCCGGTGCTGTTTTTGGCGCAGGATCGCGAGCTGGCCGAAGAGGCGTTTGCGGGCGATATCATTGGCATTCCCAACCACGGCAATCTGCGCATTGGCGATACGCTGACCGAAGGCGAAACCCTGCACTACACCGGCGTGCCCAGCTTCGCCCCGGAGATGCTGCGCAAGGTGCGTCCGGAGGATCCCATGAAGGCCAAGCATCTGGGGCGCACCCTGGTGCAGTTGGGCGAGGAGGGCGCCGCGCGGGTGTTCAAGGCGCATCTGGGCGGCGAATGGATCATGGGGGTGTTGGGCGCGCTGCAGTTCGAGGTGTTGGCCGACCGCATCCGCACCGAGTTCAATATCCCGGTGCGTTTTGAGGCCACCAGTCTCTACACCGCGCGCTGGGTGGAGGCGGATGATCACGGGCAACTGAAAGCTTTCACCGATCGCGAGCAGGCGGACATGGCGGAAGACCACGACGGCGCGCCGGTGTTTCTGGCGCGCAACAAGTGGCGTTTGGACACAGTGCAGGAGAACTATCCCAACGTGCGATTTTTGAAGACCAAAGAGCAGACGC